Proteins found in one Podarcis muralis chromosome 5, rPodMur119.hap1.1, whole genome shotgun sequence genomic segment:
- the PPP1R15B gene encoding protein phosphatase 1 regulatory subunit 15B, with protein sequence MEPSREREQAAPRLGARPTALPPQPEADAPFSLLRLFSQLLQRLVPGQAAPLFWLQSEAHATGLPPLIAVQHQLRLVASSSSTYVLGAADKGSLPGPLSAAWEELPEPGSALSKLPEILQQVHLRGSKAGLGAQDPDGGYYSLEVEEQQQPDSWAPRDSLPADGREEEAQEHPGSGDACGRPGAGDPCGEEGLSEAPSDSDSDIEQDIPAVTRPACPNKLIDYILGGACSGEESDGEEEGSGGEGDEDDDDDGFDSEGSLSESDAASQDGENIHLWNSFCSLDPYDPRNFRAAVRTAGNTPEEAPPVESEEVEDTSSWTESSWEEDEWESSSVDESENLKLWNSFCNAEDPYNPFNFKAQFQTAEKKGKNGLKGPTGTGLGPSQCSILLSCQVHLIGNRDTEVTENVKHGVLSRGKCKKKKKVTFLEEVTEYYVSNEEDRKGPWEEFARDGCRFHKRIQETEAAIGYCLTMEHRQRIFNRLQEML encoded by the exons ATGGAGCCGAGCAGGGAGCGGGAGCAGGCGGCCCCTCGCCTCGGCGCTCGCCCGACCGCCTTGCCGCCGCAGCCGGAGGCCGACGCCCCGTTCTCGCTGCTGCGGCTCTTCTCGCAGCTGCTGCAGCGCCTCGTGCCAGGCCAGGCCGCTCCGCTCTTCTGGCTCCAGTCGGAGGCCCACGCCACAGGGCTGCCGCCGCTGATCGCCGTCCAGCACCAGCTGCGCCTggtcgcctcctcctcctccacctacGTGCTCGGCGCTGCAGACAAGGGCTCACTGCCGGGCCCTCTCAGCGCTGCTTGGGAGGAGCTGCCCGAGCCCGGCTCCGCGCTCTCCAAGCTCCCCGAGATCCTCCAGCAGGTGCATCTGCGCGGGAGCAAGGCCGGGCTCGGCGCGCAGGACCCCGACGGAGGCTACTATAGCTTGGAggtagaggagcagcagcagccggacTCCTGGGCCCCGAGAGACTCGTTGCCTGCGGATGGCCGTGAGGAGGAAGCTCAGGAGCACCCAGGCTCCGGGGATGCCTGCGGGCGTCCTGGTGCGGGGGATCCGTGCGGGGAGGAGGGTCTTTCCGAGGCCCCGTCCGACTCGGACTCGGACATAGAGCAAGATATCCCTGCGGTGACTAGGCCTGCGTGTCCTAACAAACTGATCGATTACATCCTAGGGGGTGCTTGCAGCGGGGAGGAGAGCGATGGGGAGGAAGAAGGCTCGGGCGGTGAAGGGGAtgaagacgacgacgacgacgggtTTGACAGCGAAGGCTCCCTTTCCGAATCCGATGCCGCCAGCCAGGATGGGGAAAACATTCACTTGTGGAACTCCTTTTGTAGCCTGGATCCTTACGATCCTCGGAATTTCAGAGCAGCTGTTCGAACTGCTGGGAACACACCCGAGGAAGCGCCTCCTGTTGAGTCAGAGGAGGTGGAGGATACTTCCTCGTGGACTGAAAGTTCCTGGGAGGAAGATGAGTGGGAGTCCAGCAGCGTGGATGAATCGGAAAACTTGAAATTGTGGAACTCTTTCTGTAACGCTGAGGATCCTTACAACCCTTTCAACTTCAAGGCACAGTTTCAGACtgcagaaaagaaagggaaaaatggCTTGAAAGGACCGACAGGGACAGGCCTTGGACCCTCTCAATGTAGCATCTTACTTAGCTGTCAGGTGCACCTGATCGGTAACAGAGACACTGAGGTTACGGAAAATGTGAAGCATGGTGTCCTTTCTAGAGGAAagtgtaagaagaagaaaaag GTGACCTTCCTTGAAGAAGTTACTGAGTATTATGTGAGCAATGAGGAAGATCGGAAAGGACCCTGGGAAGAATTTGCACGTGATGGGTGCCGGTTCCATAAGCGAATTCAAGAAACTGAGGCTGCTATTGGATATTGCTTAACAATGGAGCACAGGCAGCGAATATTTAATAGACTCCAGGAAATGTTGTGA